The following are encoded in a window of Gramella sp. MT6 genomic DNA:
- a CDS encoding PAS domain-containing sensor histidine kinase: MRDSFLDNKDAFNLLFQSASEGIIVVNSDQVVVAANTAAEHMFGYEKGELIHQHLDLLIPKKYHHSHHNHFNKFLEHSEKRQMGHGRDLHGVKKGGSLFPVEAGLNPFKMNGKDYVMSLIIDITVRKATQRQIEELNNRLEDKIKIRTQELRESVENLQNLNLELEEEITKRKKAEKKIKDALQKEKELSELKTKFLSLVSHEFKTPLSGILTSATLAEKYKKEEHQEKREKHLITIRNKVHYLNNILNDFLSIERLDSGRGQYKFSHFRLRRLINEVIYNANITLKDGQEIAYPKDIEDIELYMDEKILELILSNLLGNAIKYSPENTLIKFSVNFEGELIEFVVEDQGRGIPEKDQKHIFERYFRAENALLDQGTGIGLNIAKTHLENLGGTINFESEENKGTTFTVKVPIDKS, translated from the coding sequence TTTTATTTCAATCTGCATCAGAGGGTATCATAGTGGTAAATTCAGATCAGGTTGTGGTGGCAGCTAATACTGCGGCAGAGCATATGTTTGGGTATGAAAAGGGTGAACTTATTCATCAGCATCTCGATTTGCTTATTCCGAAAAAATATCACCATAGTCATCATAATCATTTTAATAAATTTCTGGAGCATAGTGAAAAGCGCCAGATGGGACATGGTCGTGACCTCCACGGGGTTAAAAAGGGCGGATCTTTATTTCCGGTAGAGGCTGGTCTTAACCCGTTTAAGATGAATGGTAAGGATTATGTGATGTCCTTGATAATAGATATTACCGTTAGAAAGGCGACTCAAAGGCAGATAGAAGAACTTAATAACCGGCTGGAAGACAAGATCAAGATAAGAACCCAGGAGTTGAGAGAGAGTGTTGAAAATTTGCAGAATTTGAACCTCGAACTGGAAGAAGAGATCACCAAGAGAAAGAAAGCTGAAAAAAAGATCAAAGATGCCCTCCAAAAGGAGAAGGAGCTAAGTGAATTGAAGACCAAATTTCTTTCCCTTGTTTCCCATGAATTTAAAACTCCCTTGAGTGGGATATTGACTTCGGCAACCCTGGCTGAAAAATATAAAAAGGAAGAACACCAGGAAAAAAGGGAAAAGCATTTAATTACCATTCGCAATAAAGTTCATTATTTAAATAATATTCTGAATGATTTTCTTTCTATCGAACGTCTTGATAGTGGAAGAGGGCAATATAAATTTTCACATTTTCGCCTTAGAAGGCTCATTAATGAGGTGATCTACAATGCCAATATCACTCTGAAGGATGGACAGGAAATAGCATATCCCAAAGATATTGAAGATATTGAGCTATATATGGATGAAAAGATCCTGGAGTTAATTCTCTCTAACCTATTGGGAAATGCCATAAAATATTCCCCTGAAAACACGCTCATAAAATTCAGCGTAAATTTTGAAGGAGAATTAATAGAATTTGTGGTTGAAGATCAGGGTAGAGGTATACCAGAGAAAGATCAAAAACATATCTTTGAAAGATACTTCAGGGCAGAAAACGCCCTTTTGGATCAGGGAACCGGGATTGGGTTGAATATTGCAAAAACGCATTTAGAAAACCTCGGGGGAACTATCAATTTTGAAAGTGAAGAGAATAAAGGCACCACTTTTACGGTAAAAGTGCCTATAGATAAATCATAA
- a CDS encoding response regulator has translation MKKLLLIEDDVTVRENTAELLELSDYDVITASNGKLGIEKAKKEVPDIIVCDIMMPELDGYSVLEALSKNPETLNIPFIFLSAKTEHKDIRKGMDLGADDYLTKPFEEEELLSAIESRLAKVAILRSYRKEENTPKKEDKLKDLADLREVFSQQELQYFKKGEAIYEKDKHANFFYLIKRGVVKAHRMDNQGKELITELYKEDDFFGNHANDPQSSYEDYATAMEDTQLYAMSREEFQKILSENSRIAMQLVEVLNNNLSELKQHLMEMAYGSVKKKTANTILLFAERIKKHPLKSIRISRADLAGVAGMAPESLIRTLSEFKKEGLIEIEGRNIKLLDSDALKRIR, from the coding sequence ATGAAGAAATTATTGCTAATCGAAGATGATGTAACGGTAAGAGAGAATACTGCAGAATTGCTGGAACTTTCAGATTACGATGTGATCACGGCTTCCAATGGTAAGTTGGGAATTGAAAAAGCAAAGAAGGAAGTGCCAGATATTATTGTTTGCGATATCATGATGCCCGAACTTGACGGTTATAGCGTTCTGGAGGCTCTTAGCAAGAATCCCGAAACCCTGAATATTCCTTTTATTTTTCTATCGGCAAAGACCGAGCATAAGGATATTCGCAAAGGAATGGACCTTGGGGCAGACGATTATCTTACCAAACCCTTTGAGGAGGAAGAATTATTGAGCGCGATCGAAAGTCGCCTGGCTAAAGTAGCCATTCTTAGATCCTATAGAAAAGAAGAAAATACTCCCAAAAAGGAGGATAAACTTAAGGACCTTGCAGATCTTCGGGAAGTTTTTAGCCAACAGGAACTTCAATATTTCAAAAAGGGGGAGGCTATATATGAAAAAGATAAACACGCCAATTTCTTCTACCTGATCAAAAGGGGAGTGGTGAAGGCACATAGAATGGATAACCAGGGTAAGGAACTAATTACCGAGCTATATAAGGAAGATGATTTCTTTGGAAATCACGCCAATGATCCCCAGTCCTCTTATGAAGATTATGCTACCGCTATGGAAGATACCCAGCTTTATGCGATGTCCAGGGAAGAATTTCAAAAAATACTTTCAGAGAATTCCAGGATCGCCATGCAACTGGTAGAAGTTCTGAATAATAACCTTTCCGAATTAAAACAACATTTAATGGAAATGGCTTACGGTTCAGTTAAGAAAAAAACCGCCAATACTATTCTGCTTTTTGCTGAAAGGATCAAGAAACATCCACTAAAAAGCATTAGGATTTCCAGGGCAGATCTTGCCGGTGTTGCAGGAATGGCACCAGAAAGCCTTATCAGAACTCTTTCAGAATTTAAAAAAGAAGGGCTTATCGAGATCGAAGGACGCAATATTAAATTGCTCGATTCAGATGCACTTAAAAGAATCAGGTAG
- a CDS encoding universal stress protein encodes MNVLILTDFSETSGNAGRYAVDFLQKTGANFYLLNIHNFNFNRSASENLESELVGTLSQLQDGVKTLKKYTRNKKHKFHTILSSENLIGAVRKALVDKKIDLIFIGAVSQDEHFHPILGDHAYDIVRKIKCNIIAVPTGCTYQNLKKAVFPIDQAILSIDEKNRILDNLDYLKTSEFTLLEIKDGDIEYPDAINDKVPFKTPVPFTRELFKDIQKQFDIIFIIGKNLSICDRLLHTEYGFSAHMNVEIPIFVYHG; translated from the coding sequence ATGAACGTTTTAATTCTAACCGATTTTTCAGAAACTTCCGGAAACGCAGGTAGATATGCCGTCGATTTTCTTCAGAAAACAGGGGCGAACTTTTATCTATTGAATATCCACAATTTTAATTTCAATAGGTCTGCCAGTGAAAATCTGGAATCTGAACTGGTTGGCACCCTTAGCCAGCTTCAGGACGGAGTGAAGACGCTGAAAAAATATACCCGGAATAAAAAGCATAAATTTCATACGATACTTTCGTCTGAAAATTTGATAGGGGCGGTTAGAAAAGCGCTCGTAGATAAAAAGATAGACCTGATATTCATTGGGGCGGTAAGCCAGGATGAACACTTTCACCCAATTTTAGGCGATCATGCCTATGATATTGTGAGAAAAATCAAATGCAATATCATCGCGGTACCAACAGGATGTACTTACCAGAATTTAAAAAAAGCGGTTTTCCCCATAGATCAGGCGATCCTGTCTATCGATGAAAAGAATAGAATCCTGGATAATTTAGATTATTTAAAAACCTCAGAATTTACTCTTTTGGAAATAAAGGATGGGGATATTGAATATCCTGATGCGATTAATGATAAGGTCCCTTTCAAAACACCGGTTCCATTTACAAGGGAACTTTTCAAGGATATTCAGAAACAGTTTGATATCATCTTTATCATTGGAAAAAACCTGAGCATTTGTGACAGGTTGCTACATACCGAATATGGTTTCTCTGCTCATATGAATGTGGAGATTCCCATTTTTGTCTACCACGGGTAA
- a CDS encoding group III truncated hemoglobin has translation MRDLENRDDINKLVKSFYSKVRKNEEIGYFFNNSIQDWDMHLEKLTDFWESNLFFTGSFKGNPAMAHVKVDQEHDHSITEYHFGIWMNLWFQTIDELFEGEMAQRLKNNARKMSTHLFLRIYQGRQVKL, from the coding sequence ATGAGAGACCTTGAAAACCGTGACGACATCAATAAACTTGTAAAAAGCTTTTATAGCAAGGTCAGGAAGAATGAAGAGATAGGTTACTTTTTCAATAACAGTATCCAGGATTGGGATATGCATTTAGAGAAGCTCACCGATTTTTGGGAAAGTAACCTTTTTTTCACAGGCAGTTTCAAAGGTAATCCCGCCATGGCGCATGTGAAAGTGGATCAGGAACATGATCACAGTATTACCGAATATCATTTTGGTATCTGGATGAACCTCTGGTTTCAAACCATCGACGAACTTTTTGAAGGTGAAATGGCCCAGCGCTTAAAGAACAATGCCCGTAAGATGTCCACACATCTTTTTTTAAGGATCTACCAGGGCAGGCAGGTAAAATTGTAA
- a CDS encoding acetyl-CoA hydrolase/transferase C-terminal domain-containing protein: MKSLKIVSPQEAVSQVKSNQRVFLQGAAMTPNVLIDALCNRYKELKKVELIQIHTEGKALYTQPPYQDSFMTNSCFVGTNVRNAVNSNFGAYIPIFLSEIHVLFRRNILPLDFAFIQVSPPDKHGYCSLGVSVDITLPAIQNAKKVIAQINPNVPRTHGDGVIHIDKIDAAIEVDQPIHAHHLSEPTEIEKQIGKHVAELVEDGATLQMGIGGIPNVVLNNLTNHKRLGIHTEMFSDGILPLIEKGVITGEEKEVKTGKLVTCFAVGSPKLYDFVDDNPLVHFKEAAYTNDTSIIRKNPKVTAINSAIEIDLTGQVCADTIGKIQYSGVGGQMDFIRGASLSEGGKAIIAMPSVTKNGVSKIVPYLKEGAGVTTTRAHVHYIATEYGVVNLFGKNLKQRAEALISISHPDHREELSRQAFERLNA, from the coding sequence ATGAAAAGTTTGAAAATTGTCTCTCCGCAGGAAGCTGTAAGCCAGGTGAAATCTAACCAACGAGTTTTCCTTCAGGGAGCTGCAATGACACCGAATGTTCTTATAGACGCACTTTGTAACCGATATAAGGAATTAAAGAAAGTTGAACTTATTCAAATTCACACCGAAGGAAAAGCCCTTTATACCCAGCCACCTTACCAGGATTCTTTCATGACCAACAGTTGTTTTGTTGGGACCAATGTAAGAAATGCGGTAAACTCAAATTTTGGTGCTTATATCCCGATTTTCTTAAGTGAGATCCATGTACTTTTCAGAAGGAATATCCTTCCTCTTGATTTTGCTTTTATTCAGGTTTCCCCACCAGACAAGCATGGTTATTGCTCGCTTGGGGTTTCTGTAGACATCACTCTTCCTGCGATCCAAAATGCGAAAAAAGTGATCGCCCAGATCAACCCGAATGTTCCCAGAACTCATGGCGACGGTGTAATTCATATTGACAAGATAGATGCCGCAATAGAAGTAGACCAGCCTATACATGCCCATCATTTAAGTGAACCTACCGAAATTGAAAAACAAATAGGAAAACATGTAGCTGAATTAGTAGAAGACGGCGCTACCCTGCAAATGGGAATTGGCGGTATCCCTAACGTGGTGCTAAATAATCTTACCAACCATAAACGACTGGGTATTCATACCGAAATGTTCTCTGACGGAATTTTACCTCTTATAGAAAAAGGAGTAATTACCGGTGAGGAAAAAGAAGTAAAAACCGGGAAACTGGTAACCTGCTTTGCGGTAGGCTCACCAAAATTATATGATTTTGTAGACGACAATCCATTAGTTCATTTCAAAGAAGCAGCTTATACTAACGATACTTCTATCATCAGGAAAAACCCTAAGGTTACCGCGATAAACTCGGCTATAGAGATAGACCTTACCGGCCAGGTTTGTGCAGACACTATTGGGAAGATCCAGTACTCGGGTGTAGGTGGACAGATGGACTTCATACGAGGTGCCTCGCTTTCTGAAGGCGGAAAAGCGATCATCGCCATGCCTTCGGTAACCAAGAACGGAGTTTCTAAGATCGTTCCTTATTTAAAAGAAGGTGCTGGGGTGACCACCACGCGTGCTCACGTGCATTATATCGCTACTGAATACGGAGTAGTTAATCTCTTCGGAAAGAATCTTAAACAGCGTGCAGAGGCTCTTATTTCGATCTCTCACCCAGATCACCGTGAAGAACTTTCACGGCAGGCTTTTGAAAGGCTTAACGCCTAA
- a CDS encoding YceI family protein — protein sequence MKRLLIISGLLFYSLILNAQKDFEKENITILTDSELIIAGKTNVNKFDCKFDIDLINHERIIKYIEDDGFINFHNLQLNLLTKGFDCGHKRMNSDFQDLLMCEKYPEIVIELDRIEFVSREFVKAFITVHLAGMTNSYNLPVQISNDRFSGKFEMNIRDFGLEPPTKALGLIEVDEEIEVQFNLKISR from the coding sequence ATGAAACGACTTTTAATAATATCCGGATTATTATTTTACTCCCTAATCCTAAATGCTCAAAAGGATTTCGAAAAAGAGAATATTACGATATTAACAGACAGTGAATTGATCATTGCTGGAAAAACCAACGTGAATAAGTTTGATTGTAAATTTGATATTGATCTTATAAACCATGAAAGAATAATTAAATACATCGAAGATGATGGTTTTATTAACTTCCATAACCTGCAACTTAATTTACTTACAAAAGGATTCGACTGCGGTCATAAAAGAATGAATTCAGATTTCCAGGATCTCCTAATGTGTGAAAAGTATCCTGAGATCGTTATAGAATTAGATAGAATAGAATTCGTTTCCCGTGAATTCGTAAAGGCATTTATCACCGTCCATCTCGCCGGAATGACCAATTCTTATAATCTACCTGTTCAAATTAGCAATGATCGTTTTAGTGGTAAATTCGAAATGAACATACGTGATTTTGGACTGGAGCCACCAACCAAAGCATTAGGACTTATTGAAGTTGACGAAGAAATAGAAGTTCAGTTCAATCTTAAGATCTCCCGTTAG
- a CDS encoding YceI family protein: protein MKPYRNLWMLTAVLLLSFGINAQSYKLNNEASNLIIDGTSNIHDWTIEAENTGGILITEFDDKKLEDIEKLEFTVKAKSLMSGKSGMDKNTYAALNTDEYENITYKLKKVNGINKISEDNFEVKTTGSLMIAGTTKDINLNFKLKNNNNELVLTGEHKINMTDYGVEAPTAMFGTIKTGEDVVVKFESHFKK from the coding sequence ATGAAACCTTACAGAAATTTATGGATGTTAACAGCAGTACTTCTTCTAAGCTTTGGAATTAATGCTCAATCCTACAAACTGAATAATGAAGCTTCTAATCTTATTATAGATGGTACTTCTAATATTCACGACTGGACGATCGAAGCCGAAAATACCGGCGGAATCCTGATCACTGAATTCGATGACAAGAAACTGGAAGACATCGAAAAACTGGAATTCACTGTGAAAGCTAAAAGCCTGATGAGCGGTAAAAGCGGAATGGATAAAAACACTTATGCTGCTCTTAATACAGATGAATATGAGAACATCACTTATAAATTGAAAAAGGTGAATGGCATCAATAAGATCTCTGAAGACAATTTCGAAGTAAAAACCACCGGAAGTTTAATGATAGCCGGAACAACAAAAGATATAAATCTCAATTTCAAACTAAAAAACAATAATAATGAACTGGTTCTAACCGGTGAACATAAAATTAACATGACCGATTATGGAGTGGAAGCTCCAACCGCAATGTTCGGCACCATTAAAACCGGTGAAGATGTGGTGGTAAAATTTGAATCTCACTTTAAAAAATAA
- a CDS encoding heavy metal translocating P-type ATPase metal-binding domain-containing protein: MELCFHCGEECQDETILYSEKTFCCSGCKTVFEILNSNDLTYYYDLEKTPGISPKIREGKYDYLQNKEIIEKLLEFDHGNTQIVSFDIPSIHCSSCIWILENLHKLHKGIKSSQVDFPKKKIRLSFSSEEISLKDLVLLLSRIGYEPNISLDHYEEKESDVDRSLIYKLGVAGFAFGNIMFLSFPEYFEINEFWLDQFKHLFRWLMFSFSLPVVFYSGRDYFTSAYKGLRSGILNIDVPIALGILVLFLRSTAEIVLDLGTGFYDSLSGLVFFLLLGKFFQQKTYSFLSFERDYKSYFPIAVTRVSTEAGKITEEQIQVYKIQKGDRIIIRNEELIPMDAILIKGNASIDYSFVTGEAEPVEKVSGDKLFSGGRQQGGIIEIEALKPVKQSYLTQLWSDEVFSKDKNSAFQNLTNQISKRFTYAVLGIAILSAIFWMFYDASKAWNVFTAVLIIACPCAIALAAPFTLGNMLRIFGKNHLYLKDTNIIEQTANIDTVVFDKTGTITANDKSKIEYEGLELTEEEKNLLGGSLRASNHPLSRSLYNILDKNNISTPEDFTEHTGLGLETSYRDLNLKIGSSTFMNRSEILVPERPAEKKNEKTSVHISSNNQYKGCFSFHNSYREGLSELFKELSVDRQLIILSGDNDGERERLSRLVPEGTKMYFDQKPGDKLRFIKDLQKQGNKIMMVGDGLNDAGALAQSDVGIVISEDINVFSPACDGILDAKRFRDLGSFFKLSERSIKVIKLSFLLSLCYNLIGLAFAVSGNLMPVVAAILMPLSSISIVIFTTLATQFLSKKLKN, encoded by the coding sequence ATGGAACTATGTTTTCATTGCGGCGAAGAATGCCAGGACGAGACAATATTATATTCAGAAAAGACCTTTTGCTGCTCGGGTTGCAAAACCGTTTTTGAAATATTGAACAGTAACGACCTTACCTATTATTATGATCTCGAAAAAACCCCGGGGATATCTCCTAAGATCAGGGAAGGCAAATATGATTACCTGCAGAATAAGGAGATCATTGAGAAATTACTCGAGTTTGACCATGGAAATACCCAGATAGTATCTTTCGATATACCTTCTATTCATTGTAGTTCCTGTATCTGGATCCTGGAGAACCTCCATAAACTACACAAAGGAATAAAAAGCTCGCAGGTAGATTTCCCTAAAAAGAAGATCAGGTTGAGTTTTTCTTCTGAAGAGATAAGCCTGAAGGACCTTGTGCTTTTACTTAGCCGTATTGGCTACGAACCAAATATTTCTTTGGATCACTATGAAGAAAAGGAATCTGATGTAGACCGAAGCCTTATCTATAAATTAGGAGTAGCGGGTTTTGCCTTTGGGAATATCATGTTCCTGTCATTTCCGGAATATTTCGAAATAAATGAATTCTGGCTAGATCAATTCAAACATTTGTTTCGCTGGCTAATGTTCAGCTTTTCCCTGCCGGTGGTATTTTATTCAGGAAGGGATTATTTTACTTCGGCCTATAAAGGTTTAAGGTCGGGTATCCTTAATATAGATGTGCCTATAGCGCTGGGAATCCTGGTCCTTTTTCTAAGAAGTACTGCAGAAATTGTTTTGGATTTAGGAACCGGATTTTATGATAGCCTTAGCGGACTCGTTTTCTTCCTTTTACTCGGAAAATTTTTCCAGCAGAAAACCTATTCCTTCCTGTCATTTGAGAGGGATTATAAATCCTATTTTCCTATTGCCGTGACCCGTGTATCTACTGAAGCCGGAAAAATTACGGAAGAACAAATACAGGTTTATAAGATCCAGAAAGGCGACCGGATCATTATAAGGAATGAAGAACTCATTCCCATGGACGCCATTTTGATAAAGGGAAATGCCAGTATAGATTACAGTTTTGTTACCGGTGAAGCAGAGCCTGTGGAAAAAGTGAGTGGAGATAAATTATTTTCAGGTGGCAGGCAGCAGGGTGGTATTATCGAGATCGAAGCCTTAAAACCCGTGAAGCAAAGCTATCTTACCCAATTATGGAGCGATGAGGTTTTTAGCAAGGATAAGAATTCCGCTTTTCAGAATCTTACTAACCAGATCAGTAAACGGTTTACTTATGCCGTATTAGGAATAGCAATTCTTTCGGCCATCTTCTGGATGTTCTATGATGCTTCCAAAGCCTGGAACGTCTTCACCGCTGTACTCATTATTGCATGTCCCTGTGCAATTGCCTTGGCAGCGCCTTTTACTTTGGGTAATATGCTGCGCATTTTCGGTAAAAATCACCTGTATCTCAAGGATACTAATATTATAGAGCAAACCGCTAATATAGATACTGTGGTTTTTGATAAGACGGGAACCATTACCGCGAATGACAAAAGCAAGATCGAATATGAAGGCCTGGAATTGACCGAAGAAGAAAAAAACCTTCTGGGAGGTAGCCTCCGTGCTTCTAATCATCCGCTGAGTAGGTCACTTTACAATATTCTCGATAAGAACAATATTTCTACTCCTGAAGATTTTACCGAGCATACAGGCCTGGGACTGGAAACCAGTTACAGGGATCTTAATTTGAAGATAGGTTCTTCCACTTTTATGAATAGATCTGAGATCCTGGTGCCGGAACGGCCTGCAGAGAAAAAGAACGAGAAAACTTCAGTACATATAAGTTCTAATAATCAGTATAAAGGATGTTTCAGCTTTCATAATTCTTACAGGGAAGGACTTTCAGAACTATTCAAAGAACTTTCTGTAGACAGGCAATTGATCATACTTTCCGGAGATAATGACGGGGAGCGTGAAAGATTAAGTCGCCTGGTGCCAGAAGGCACCAAGATGTATTTTGATCAGAAACCAGGAGATAAACTTCGGTTCATCAAAGATCTTCAAAAACAGGGAAATAAGATAATGATGGTTGGTGACGGCCTTAACGATGCGGGAGCCCTGGCTCAAAGCGATGTTGGTATCGTTATTTCTGAAGATATCAATGTTTTTTCTCCTGCATGTGATGGTATTCTGGATGCAAAACGATTCAGAGACCTGGGGAGCTTTTTCAAACTTTCAGAAAGATCTATAAAGGTGATAAAACTGAGCTTCCTGCTATCTCTTTGTTATAATTTAATTGGGCTGGCATTTGCCGTATCAGGAAACCTAATGCCGGTTGTTGCCGCGATTCTTATGCCATTAAGCTCTATCAGCATTGTGATCTTCACCACCCTGGCCACACAATTTCTTTCAAAAAAGCTGAAAAATTAA
- the ccoS gene encoding cbb3-type cytochrome oxidase assembly protein CcoS yields MSIIYLLLAISVIVAIIFFIAFIVSVKKGQYDDVYTPSVRMLFDDELVKPDSENKQPLNKVKSE; encoded by the coding sequence ATGAGCATTATTTACCTGTTACTGGCCATAAGTGTGATAGTCGCTATCATTTTCTTTATAGCCTTTATTGTTTCCGTAAAAAAGGGGCAGTATGATGATGTTTATACCCCTTCGGTAAGAATGCTCTTCGATGATGAATTGGTAAAACCAGATTCCGAAAACAAACAACCTCTCAATAAAGTGAAATCTGAATAA
- the ccoN gene encoding cytochrome-c oxidase, cbb3-type subunit I yields MEVQQFYYDNKIVKKFIIATMFWGIIGMSVGLLLAFMFIFPGVTEGISWLSFGRLRPLHTNAVIFAFVGNAIFAGVYYSTQRLLKARMWSDALSNINFWGWQLIIVGAAITLPLGFTSSKEYAELEWPFDIAIAIIWVAFGANLIGTMIKRRQRHLYVAIWFYLATFVTVAVLHIVNNIEIPVSALKSYSFYSGVQDALVQWWYGHNAVAFFLTTPFLGLMYYFVPKAANRPVYSYRLSIIHFWSLIFIYIWAGPHHLLYTSLPDWAQNLGVAFSVMLLFPSWGGMINGLLTLRGAWDKVRVDPVLKFMVVAITGYGMATFEGPMLSLKNVNAIAHFSDWIIAHVHVGALAWNGFMTFGMVYWLVPRLFKTKLWSVKLANTHFWMGTLGIIIYALPMYVAGFVQASMWKQFNPDGTLTYGNFLETVSEIIPMYWMRAIGGSLYILGAFVMLYNIVRTARQGSSVEDELAEAAALQPVTTKRTAGEAYHSWLERRPVKLTIFATIAILIGGMVQIIPSLMVDEYVPVISSVKPYTPLELEGRDIYIREGCVSCHSQMVRPFRSEVERYGEYSKAGEYRYDFPFLWGSKRTGPDLHRVGQKYSDNWHLNHMYDPQSTSSGSIMPSYPWIVQNELDKSDTEDKMRAMQTLGVPYSDEEIEKAQELMTQQGTQIEQNLYADPDFVSSYEADKKYAEENGLEFTEMRDREIVALIAYLQRLGTDIKAEDLKQVSTN; encoded by the coding sequence ATGGAAGTACAGCAATTTTATTACGATAATAAGATCGTAAAGAAATTTATCATTGCCACCATGTTCTGGGGCATTATTGGTATGAGCGTGGGACTACTGCTCGCTTTTATGTTTATATTCCCTGGTGTGACCGAAGGTATTTCATGGTTAAGTTTTGGCCGACTTCGCCCTTTGCACACCAACGCCGTTATCTTCGCTTTCGTAGGTAACGCAATTTTTGCCGGGGTATATTATTCCACTCAACGGCTATTAAAGGCACGAATGTGGAGCGATGCCTTGAGTAATATCAATTTCTGGGGCTGGCAACTTATCATAGTGGGTGCTGCCATTACCTTGCCGCTTGGATTCACCTCCTCAAAAGAGTATGCGGAATTAGAATGGCCTTTCGATATTGCTATTGCTATCATCTGGGTAGCGTTTGGAGCGAACCTTATCGGGACCATGATCAAGAGAAGACAGCGACATCTCTACGTGGCTATCTGGTTTTACCTGGCCACATTCGTAACCGTTGCTGTACTTCATATTGTAAATAATATTGAAATTCCTGTATCTGCATTAAAGAGTTATTCATTCTACTCGGGGGTTCAGGATGCTCTGGTACAATGGTGGTATGGGCATAATGCGGTAGCATTCTTCTTAACCACGCCGTTCTTAGGTCTTATGTACTATTTTGTACCGAAAGCTGCCAACAGACCTGTTTACTCATACAGGCTTTCTATAATACACTTCTGGTCGCTCATTTTTATATATATCTGGGCAGGGCCACACCACTTATTATATACCTCTTTGCCAGACTGGGCGCAAAACCTTGGGGTTGCCTTTTCTGTAATGCTGCTGTTCCCATCTTGGGGAGGAATGATCAACGGGCTGCTAACACTGCGTGGAGCCTGGGATAAAGTAAGGGTAGACCCAGTTCTTAAATTTATGGTAGTTGCTATTACTGGTTATGGAATGGCAACTTTTGAAGGCCCTATGCTTTCGCTTAAAAATGTGAATGCCATTGCGCACTTTAGTGACTGGATCATTGCGCACGTTCACGTAGGAGCTCTTGCCTGGAATGGTTTTATGACCTTTGGTATGGTCTACTGGCTGGTACCAAGGTTGTTCAAGACCAAATTATGGTCTGTAAAATTAGCCAACACCCATTTCTGGATGGGAACACTGGGGATCATCATCTATGCGTTGCCTATGTATGTCGCTGGATTTGTGCAGGCCTCTATGTGGAAACAATTCAATCCTGACGGAACTCTTACCTACGGGAACTTTCTGGAAACAGTATCAGAGATCATCCCAATGTACTGGATGCGTGCCATAGGTGGTAGCCTTTATATTCTTGGTGCATTTGTAATGCTTTATAACATTGTAAGAACCGCTCGCCAGGGTAGCAGCGTCGAAGACGAATTAGCTGAAGCTGCTGCCTTGCAACCGGTGACCACTAAAAGAACAGCTGGTGAAGCATACCATAGCTGGTTGGAAAGAAGACCGGTAAAACTTACCATTTTCGCTACGATCGCAATTTTAATTGGAGGAATGGTACAGATCATACCATCTTTAATGGTAGACGAATATGTTCCTGTTATTTCTAGTGTAAAACCATATACCCCGCTGGAACTGGAAGGAAGGGATATCTACATCAGGGAAGGTTGTGTATCCTGTCATTCACAAATGGTAAGGCCTTTTAGAAGTGAAGTGGAGCGCTATGGCGAATATTCCAAAGCCGGAGAATACAGGTATGATTTCCCATTCCTTTGGGGAAGTAAAAGAACCGGTCCCGACCTGCATCGTGTGGGGCAGAAATATTCAGATAACTGGCATTTGAACCATATGTATGATCCGCAGAGCACTTCTTCAGGTTCAATAATGCCATCCTATCCCTGGATAGTTCAAAATGAACTTGATAAATCTGACACAGAAGATAAAATGAGGGCAATGCAGACCCTGGGAGTGCCTTATAGCGATGAGGAAATAGAAAAAGCTCAGGAATTAATGACGCAGCAGGGAACTCAGATAGAGCAGAATCTATATGCCGATCCGGATTTTGTTTCCAGTTATGAGGCAGATAAAAAGTATGCTGAAGAGAACGGACTGGAATTTACAGAAATGCGAGATCGTGAGATTGTAGCTCTTATCGCTTATCTGCAGCGACTGGGAACAGATATCAAGGCCGAAGATTTAAAACAAGTATCAACTAACTAA